A region of Theileria annulata chromosome 2, complete sequence, *** SEQUENCING IN PROGRESS *** DNA encodes the following proteins:
- a CDS encoding uncharacterized protein (chr2.cand.223 - hypothetical protein) has translation MDPEIKLIHQLKKETNYQIPIPIPYSTQSTDTTTQSSDSTTNNMDSSNNMDTTSNIGTTTNGQDTITTNSTTTTTTNIRNNEIMDEFEMERIKFEDSINLLKDEAIFDLYTLRWGHT, from the coding sequence ATGGATCcagaaataaaattaatacatcaattaaaaaaagaaactaattatcaaattccAATTCCAATTCCATATTCTACACAATCCACTGATACAACTACACAATCTTCAGATTCaactactaataatatgGATTCTTCCAATAATATGGATACTACCAGTAATATAggtactactactaatgGACAGGATACTATCACTACTAacagtactactactactactactaatataaggaataatgaaataatggatgaatttgaaatggaaagaataaaatttgaagattctataaatcttttaaaaGATGAAGCTATTTTTgatttatatacattaaGATGGGGACACACttaa